A window of Bacillus sp. DX3.1 genomic DNA:
TTACCTTTAGTTTATCATTACTTGGATCATTCTAATGAAAGATATGGGCGTAATGTGAAATTATCCCCGGGTGTATTACAAGTGTTTGTAGGATGCCCTTGGGAAGGAAATAATAGGGAAATAGAAAATGTGATAGAACGGATTGTTATTACCGCGGATGACCTTGTTACAACAGAAGATTTACCATTGTCTATGCAAAAATCTACAATCGAACAATCCGGTAAAAGTCTTTATGAAATGTTAGAAGAAGTGGAAGGAAATATCATTCTTAAAGCGTACAAAACACATGGATCGAGTTATAAAGTAGCAGAGTCTTTAAAAATAAGTCAATCAGCAGCGACTAGGAAAATTAAGAAGTTTATAGGGGAGGAAGAAAACATTGGATAAGAAAGCAGCGTATATTAATTTAGATCAGAAGGCGATGTATATAAACGGGGAATGGATTCAACTGCAGGAACAAATTGAAATTAATAATCCGGCGACACAAGAAGTTTTTGCGGCCGTTCCGAAAGGTGGAGTAACTGAGGCGAAGCAAGCAGTGGATGCTGCGTACGAAGCTTTTAAAAGTTGGTCAAAGTTAACGGCAGCTGATCGTGCCCAAAAGTTGAGAAAGTGGTTTACATTAATTGATGAGAATAAAGAAGAAATTGCAGCGATTATGACGAAAGAGCAAGGAAAGCCATTTGCAGAAGCGCTTGGCGAAGTGAATTATGCAAATAGCTTTGTAGAATGGTATGCGGAGGAAGGAAAAAGAGTATACGGTGAAATGATTCCAGCTTCTCATCCGGACAAGCGCATTCTTGTAACGAAGCAGCCTGTTGGTGTTATCGCGGCTATTACACCGTGGAATTTTCCAGCTGCTATGATTACGAGAAAAGTAGCACCAGCACTAGCAGCAGGTTGTACAGCAGTCGTGAAGCCTGCAAGTCAAACACCGCTAACAGCGTTAAAGCTAGCAGAACTTGCACATGAAGCTGAAATTCCAAAAGGTGTTTTGAACATTGTAACGGGTAGTGCAAAAGCAATCGCTGATACGTGGATGAACGATGGGCGCGTGAGAAAGGTTTCTTTTACAGGATCAACTGAAATTGGGAAAGAATTAATGTGCGGTGCTGCGAAAACAATGAAAAAAGTTTCACTTGAACTAGGTGGGCATGCTCCATTTATCGTAATGAACGATGCAGATTTAGATAAAGCTGTAGAAGCAGTGATCGGCTCAAAATTCCGTAACGCTGGGCAAACATGTATATGTACAAACCGAGTGTTTGTTCAAGAAGCAGTGTATGACAGATTTGTAGAGAAGTTTCAAAAAGCTGTAGGCGAGCTTAAGGTAGGGGACGGATTTGGAGAAGGAACGACTGTAGGGCCACTTATTGATGGAGCTGCTGTTGAAAAAGTGCAGGAACATATAGAAGATGCCATCCAAAAAGGTGGAGAATTACTTTACGGAGGACAAAAAATCGCAGAGTTGAATGGTCACTTTATTCAGCCGACTGTAATTGGCGGTGCCAATGATACGATGTTATGCATGAATGAGGAAACATTTGGACCTGTTGCACCTGTCGCAAAATTTGAAACCGCTGAAGAAGTAATTGAACGTGCTAATAATACGCCGTACGGTTTAGCGGCATATGTATTTACAAAAGACATTAGCCAAGCATTTCAAATTAGCGAAGCATTAGAATACGGCATTATCGGTTTAAATGATGGTCTTCCATCTGTTGCACAAGCCCCATTTGGTGGGTATAAAGAAAGTGGCATTGGCCGTGAAGGTGGTCACTTTGGAATTGAGGAGTATTTAGAAATTAAATATATTTCGTTAGGATTGTGAAAAGAAGTAACTATATAAATGCAAATTAAAAACCCTTCTCTTTAGGTGGGAGAGAGCATCCGGCCATGCATAGAAGCGGTCAGATCCTTTTCCTCCCCCATGCTAAGTGAAAACAAAGAGAGAAAACGAGTGTAGGTCAGCTTTTGTTATCCATAGCCGCGGCTTATATGTTGAAAAATCAAAATGGATTTATCTAAGTTACAAGCAGATGTTATTTCGAATGAAGGAAATCTTGTTTGGGATAAAAAGAACATAGTATACTAGAATTCCAAATGATGAAAAATAAGGAGTTCTATATGGTCTATTGGTTATTACTACTTGTAACGATTGTATTTGAAGTAGCTGGAACAGTCGCAATGAAATTATCAAATGGCTTAACAAAGCTTGTTCCGAGTGTTCTTATTTTTGTATGTTACGGTATTTGTTTTAGCATATTTGCAGTGGTTGTAAAGAAGATTCATTTAAGTATTGCATATGCAATCTGGTCCGGTTTAGGGACATTATTTATTACAATTATTAGCGTATACTTTTTTAAAGAGCATATTAGCTTATTTCAAGCGTTCTGTATCCTTTGCATTGTTCTTGGTGTAATTGGATTGAAAGTATCATCAGCATCATAAAATAAAATGGCTACCTTCCTGAGAAGGTAGCCATTTCGTTTTCTTATTAAAATGCCCAGTTACCTTTACGGAAAATTGGCTCATGTGTTCCGTCGGCTGTAACACCATCAATGTCCAATGCTTCATTACCGATCATGAAATCTACATGTGTAATACTAGCGTTCGCTCCATTTTCAGCAAGCTCTTCTTTTGTCATTGTTTTCCCGCCATCTAAGTTAAATGCATAGGCATTTCCAATTGCTAAATGACAAGATGCATTTTCATCAAACAATGTATTGTAGAACAAAATGTTTGTGTTAGAAATTGGTGAATCGTGAGGGACTAATGCAACTTCTCCTAAGAAGTGCGATCCTTCATCTGTTTCTACTAAGTGTTTTAAAGTTTCTGCTCCAACTTCAGCTTTATAATCGACAATGCGTCCGTTTTCGAATGTAAGTGTAAATTTATCAATTACATTACCTGCAAATACTAGAGGTTTCGAACTTGATACATAACCACTTACGCCTGTTTTTAATGGCATTGTAAATACTTCTTCTGTTGGAATATTAGCCATGAACGGTACATTCTTTTCATTCAAGCTACCAGCACCAGCCCATATGTGTTTTTCGGGAAGTTCAATTGTTAAATCTGTTCCAGGGGCTGTATAGTGAAGAGCTTTATAACGTTTTTCATTTAAGTAGTCTACCTTTGTATGTAGTGTTGCATCATGTTCTTTCCATGCTTCTACAGGGTTTTCTAAGTCAGCACGAGTCGCTTGGAAAATAGCATCCCATAGTTTTTCTACTTGCTCATCAGGAGCGGCGTCAGGGAACACTTTTGCTGCCCACTCTTTCGTAGGAACAGAGATAACGCACCAGCTAACTTTATCTGCTTGCACATAATCACGGTACACTTTCATCGCTTCGCCAGCAACTTTCTGAGCAGCGGCAATATGTTTAGAGTCTACACCTTTTAATAAATCTGGATTTTCTGCGTAAATTGATAGGAAGGCAGCACCTTCTTTTGCTAATTCTTCACGTGCATGAGCTTTCCAAGCAGGAAATTCAGAAAATGCTTCTTCAGGAGCTAAATCAAACTTTAAACGTGTTAATGTTTCATCGTTCCAATCTACATAAACATGTTTCGCGCCTGACTTATATGCTTTTTCTGTAACAAGGCGTACAAATGGAGCAGCTTCAAGTGGAGCGTTAATAGATAGTGTTTGCCCTGGTTGAATATTGACACCGACATTCACTGCAAGAGCAGCATATTTTTCTAACGTTTGTTCAAATGACATAGGTATAATCTCCTTTATTTGAAAAATTTATCCCGCAGCAACGGGCGGTAATACT
This region includes:
- a CDS encoding NAD-dependent succinate-semialdehyde dehydrogenase is translated as MDKKAAYINLDQKAMYINGEWIQLQEQIEINNPATQEVFAAVPKGGVTEAKQAVDAAYEAFKSWSKLTAADRAQKLRKWFTLIDENKEEIAAIMTKEQGKPFAEALGEVNYANSFVEWYAEEGKRVYGEMIPASHPDKRILVTKQPVGVIAAITPWNFPAAMITRKVAPALAAGCTAVVKPASQTPLTALKLAELAHEAEIPKGVLNIVTGSAKAIADTWMNDGRVRKVSFTGSTEIGKELMCGAAKTMKKVSLELGGHAPFIVMNDADLDKAVEAVIGSKFRNAGQTCICTNRVFVQEAVYDRFVEKFQKAVGELKVGDGFGEGTTVGPLIDGAAVEKVQEHIEDAIQKGGELLYGGQKIAELNGHFIQPTVIGGANDTMLCMNEETFGPVAPVAKFETAEEVIERANNTPYGLAAYVFTKDISQAFQISEALEYGIIGLNDGLPSVAQAPFGGYKESGIGREGGHFGIEEYLEIKYISLGL
- a CDS encoding multidrug efflux SMR transporter codes for the protein MVYWLLLLVTIVFEVAGTVAMKLSNGLTKLVPSVLIFVCYGICFSIFAVVVKKIHLSIAYAIWSGLGTLFITIISVYFFKEHISLFQAFCILCIVLGVIGLKVSSAS
- a CDS encoding aminopeptidase, which translates into the protein MSFEQTLEKYAALAVNVGVNIQPGQTLSINAPLEAAPFVRLVTEKAYKSGAKHVYVDWNDETLTRLKFDLAPEEAFSEFPAWKAHAREELAKEGAAFLSIYAENPDLLKGVDSKHIAAAQKVAGEAMKVYRDYVQADKVSWCVISVPTKEWAAKVFPDAAPDEQVEKLWDAIFQATRADLENPVEAWKEHDATLHTKVDYLNEKRYKALHYTAPGTDLTIELPEKHIWAGAGSLNEKNVPFMANIPTEEVFTMPLKTGVSGYVSSSKPLVFAGNVIDKFTLTFENGRIVDYKAEVGAETLKHLVETDEGSHFLGEVALVPHDSPISNTNILFYNTLFDENASCHLAIGNAYAFNLDGGKTMTKEELAENGANASITHVDFMIGNEALDIDGVTADGTHEPIFRKGNWAF